A single window of Drosophila suzukii chromosome 3, CBGP_Dsuzu_IsoJpt1.0, whole genome shotgun sequence DNA harbors:
- the LOC139352707 gene encoding uncharacterized protein, producing MASDVRSTLGTYGVHHQVEFVFIPPRSPHFGGLWEAAVKSAKHLFLRAVGNALLKEDEVQTILVEVEAVLNSRPLIADSSNPNDGEAITPAHFLVGTTLAALPPGSAPPHPDDDLTHLQRWQLISAIKRRFWRDWTRDYIAGLQQRVKWTKESANLLPGTIVVIKEDNLPPQKWLLGRVTEVTHGSDGKVRVALV from the coding sequence ATGGCCTCCGATGTCCGCAGCACACTGGGAACGTACGGCGTCCATCACCAGGTTGAGTTCGTCTTCATTCCGCCCCGGTCGCCTCATTTCGGGGGCCTATGGGAGGCCGCCGTCAAGTCCGCCAAACACCTCTTTTTGAGGGCCGTCGGAAACGCCTTGCTGAAGGAGGACGAAGTCCAGACGATCCTGGTTGAAGTGGAAGCAGTGCTTAACTCGCGTCCGCTAATAGCTGACAGCAGCAACCCTAACGACGGAGAGGCTATTACTCCAGCCCACTTTCTGGTAGGCACCACGCTCGCTGCTCTACCCCCAGGATCGGCACCTCCTCATCCGGACGACGACCTAACTCATCTACAACGCTGGCAGCTTATATCAGCCATCAAGCGACGGTTTTGGCGAGACTGGACCCGTGACTACATAGCTGGGCTGCAGCAAAGGGTTAAGTGGACAAAGGAATCGGCCAACCTTCTACCAGGAACCATCGTCGTCATCAAAGAGGACAATTTACCGCCCCAGAAGTGGCTGCTCGGCAGAGTCACCGAAGTAACGCACGGATCGGATGGCAAGGTGCGCGTTGCTCTAGTATAA